In Bacteroidia bacterium, a genomic segment contains:
- a CDS encoding choice-of-anchor B family protein, with translation MIRLFFLLVAGFLPVFHLFAQQTKNVTLTGHLPYTKELNDIWGYTDLNGNEYALVGLTNGVSIVDIATPSQPVEVQFIPGMESVWRDIKTFDHYAYTSNETGNGVLIIDLSGLPGNVAYKDTTLGGINTAHNVWIDDNGYLYIIGYNTTGGFKLFDLNNDPWNPTFLGDYHQHYVHDLYARNDLVYAGELSNGLTILDVTDPGLPTIIGNRDYPRAFTHNTWINDAGNVCFTTDELAQAYLTAWEISDPGDIRFLDKIRSSVNDGQAAPHNVHVLNDYLVTSYYADGLNIVDASRPGNLVEVGYYDTSPKASGFFEGAWGAYPFLPSGLVLISDIEEGLFILQPHYQRGCYLEGNVTDAQTSAPVTNVSVHIVEDSLEEFTQTTGAYAVGTPDSGSYTVIFSKYGYESDTALVSLDNGQLTTLNIALVPLPRTQLKIRLLDSETLQPLPGAQIQAIAPDQAAIFSYTTNGNGEVSDNRFVINSYAFILGKWGYHTYDTTLTVAPGNDSLVLYLMPGYYDDFALDFGWEVTGSAERGIWERGEPIGTYRENGEIYNPEYDLPDDIGDQAYITGNAGGAPFGDDVDNGTTLLISPEIDLSGYDTPILQYYWWFLNWSLNGSAPDGPGNDFLTVSVTDGIDTVELRRYTGPFDTTWNAATIVPFVNAIDRSKPVKFIFYTQDLEPGNQDAVEAGIDGFRIVEESSVGLEKTSVLPFRIQVFPNPAHDHLTVAYQLPENTHSSDWRISLVNSWGQKIISTPLTNVSGDILMNFALSPGIYLLTLEQEKQPVFSQKILIQP, from the coding sequence ATGATCCGATTATTTTTTTTACTCGTGGCCGGATTCCTGCCCGTTTTCCATCTCTTTGCCCAACAAACAAAAAATGTAACCCTTACGGGTCATTTACCCTATACCAAAGAGCTGAATGATATCTGGGGTTATACAGACCTGAATGGTAACGAATACGCCCTCGTCGGCCTTACCAATGGCGTTTCCATTGTAGATATTGCCACGCCGTCACAACCGGTGGAAGTACAGTTTATTCCGGGAATGGAATCGGTATGGCGCGATATAAAGACATTTGACCACTACGCTTACACCTCCAATGAAACCGGAAATGGCGTCCTGATCATCGACCTTTCCGGCCTTCCAGGCAATGTGGCCTACAAGGATACCACATTGGGTGGCATCAATACTGCACATAATGTATGGATTGATGATAATGGATATCTCTACATCATCGGCTATAACACAACAGGAGGTTTTAAATTATTTGACCTCAACAATGACCCCTGGAATCCTACCTTCCTGGGCGACTATCATCAGCATTATGTTCACGATTTGTATGCGCGCAACGACCTTGTCTATGCAGGTGAACTTTCCAACGGCCTGACCATACTGGATGTAACCGATCCGGGTTTGCCAACAATTATTGGAAACCGCGACTATCCCCGTGCATTTACCCACAATACCTGGATCAATGACGCGGGAAATGTATGCTTCACCACGGATGAACTTGCGCAGGCTTACCTCACCGCCTGGGAAATCAGTGACCCTGGAGATATTCGTTTTCTGGACAAAATCCGCTCATCTGTCAATGACGGGCAGGCTGCCCCTCATAATGTCCACGTGCTCAATGATTATCTGGTGACGTCCTATTACGCCGACGGGTTGAATATTGTAGATGCTTCACGGCCAGGAAACCTGGTTGAGGTAGGTTATTATGATACCAGCCCCAAAGCCAGTGGTTTCTTTGAAGGCGCCTGGGGTGCATATCCTTTTTTACCCTCGGGATTGGTGCTGATATCGGATATTGAGGAGGGTTTGTTCATCCTTCAACCGCACTATCAAAGAGGTTGTTATCTGGAAGGGAATGTTACTGATGCCCAAACTTCTGCCCCCGTCACCAACGTTTCGGTTCATATTGTCGAAGATAGCCTGGAAGAATTCACCCAAACAACCGGCGCGTATGCAGTCGGCACCCCTGATTCAGGCAGTTACACCGTGATTTTTAGTAAATATGGATATGAATCAGATACGGCTTTGGTTTCGTTAGACAACGGACAACTGACGACGCTGAATATTGCGCTCGTTCCCCTGCCCCGTACCCAGCTAAAAATACGGCTGCTGGACAGCGAAACCCTTCAACCCCTTCCGGGTGCACAAATTCAGGCCATTGCACCAGATCAGGCAGCTATTTTTTCTTACACAACCAACGGCAACGGCGAGGTTTCAGACAATCGGTTTGTCATCAATAGCTATGCGTTTATTCTGGGAAAATGGGGCTATCATACATACGATACAACCCTCACCGTGGCTCCAGGAAACGATTCACTCGTTTTGTACCTGATGCCTGGCTATTACGATGATTTTGCCCTTGACTTTGGATGGGAGGTTACGGGCAGTGCTGAAAGAGGGATATGGGAGAGAGGAGAGCCCATAGGTACCTACAGAGAGAATGGCGAAATTTACAATCCGGAATACGATCTGCCCGACGATATCGGAGACCAGGCCTATATAACCGGTAATGCCGGAGGCGCCCCTTTTGGTGATGATGTGGATAATGGCACAACCTTGCTGATTTCTCCCGAAATTGATCTCAGTGGCTATGACACGCCCATACTACAATACTACTGGTGGTTTCTCAACTGGTCTCTTAACGGCTCTGCTCCCGATGGACCGGGAAATGATTTTCTGACGGTATCTGTTACCGATGGCATCGATACGGTTGAATTGCGGCGTTATACCGGGCCATTCGACACTACCTGGAATGCGGCGACGATTGTTCCGTTTGTAAATGCCATTGACCGTAGCAAACCGGTAAAATTTATTTTTTATACCCAGGACTTAGAACCCGGCAACCAGGATGCGGTGGAGGCAGGCATTGATGGATTCCGGATCGTGGAGGAATCTTCTGTCGGATTGGAAAAAACAAGTGTTTTGCCATTCCGCATTCAGGTTTTCCCCAACCCTGCCCATGATCACTTAACGGTCGCGTATCAACTACCCGAAAACACCCATTCTTCTGACTGGCGCATTTCACTGGTCAATAGTTGGGGGCAAAAGATCATTTCTACCCCCCTCACAAATGTATCCGGCGATATTTTGATGAATTTTGCTCTTTCTCCAGGCATATACCTGCTCACACTTGAGCAGGAAAAGCAGCCCGTATTCTCTCAAAAAATTCTCATTCAACCCTGA